The Clostridiales bacterium FE2011 sequence TGAAAGAGACAAGACGAACAAAATGTACTTTTTGGAGCGGACGTAAGATTGCTTCGCAACAATGAAATGTTGATCTGCGATCAACGTGAAATATTGACTTGTAGTCAATATGAAATATCTGACTGACGTCAGATGTGAAATATTCGAACTTCGTCCGAATGTGTCTGGCTCATTATTTCACTGTAAGATCATGCACATTCGCAATGATTTCCGTTAGCATATTAGCGCCGAAAGCGAGGATGCCGGAGGACACCGGAAGCCTCATGAGATGAGTGAAGCCTTCCTCACGGGCGTTCCGGACCGCGCGGTTCATATGGTAGTCGCTGGTGATGATCACCACGGGTTCATCCTTTGAAATGATGGCGGTGGTATTCCGGAAGTTTTCCACCGTGGTTTCCGACCGGTCTTCGAGGATCATCCGGCTTTCCGGTACGCCCTTATCCAGCAGGATGTCCCGCATGACAGCCGCTTCGGTCCGGCCGGATTCGTCCGCGTTGCCGCCGGTGAGGATCAGCCGGGCTTCCGGATATTTCTCCAGGTATGCCTGGGCGGCGTCCAGCCTGGCCAGCAGGGCAGGAACGGGTTCCCCGTTTTCCAGTGCCAGGCCGAGGACAAGGGCATAGCCTGCCCGGCCTGCGGTATTGACCAGGCCGCCGGCAATGATCTTTCCGCAGAAGAAGAGGATTTCCGCGGCGGCCAGGATAACGGCGGCCCGCAGGATCCAGCCGATGACGTTCAGGGTTCCGGACTGCCACCGGGTGAAAAGGTTGAACCGGACGTCCAGCGCGAAGACCAGGAGAACCGCACAGAGGAACAGCTGGTAGAGAAACACCTTCCGGTAGACCGTCTTCAGCACAACGGCCTTCATCCTGGCGGGCATGATGAGAAGGACGTCGGCGGTCAGAAGCATAGCCAGCAGGAGCAGGATGTCCCCGATGATACGATTCCCGAAACTCATGATTTTCTTCTCCTATACGGTGGGGTTGCTTTTTCGTAAATCAATCATAGCACATTTTCCGTGACAAAGGGACGGGGTGACAAAGGGAACGAGGTTGTTTCGCATGTGACAAAGGGACAGCCCTACTGTCACATCCTCTTCAAGGACGATGACAGTAGGGACTGTCCCTGTTGTCACATTGTTCCGGTGGCTGGTTTCTTTCGGATTACATGAAAACAGGCACCTTTTCAGGTGCCTGCTTTTGAAAAGAAAGGGATTACTGAATGATTTCCAGGGTGTTCAGCATCGCGTCGAAACGCCGGCCAAAGCCTTCGGCGGCTTCAAAGCTGTAATGCATGGTGGCGATCACGCAGCCGTTGCTGAGCGGGATCACGTACACAGACTGCAGCTGGTCGGGGGTCTGGTTATTTTTATCGGCGGAAGCGTCGATGTGGGCGCAGCTGCCAACCTTGTCCAGCGTGCGGGTATCCTGGTGAATGTTAAAGCTCATGGAAAGGGATTCGGCGATGGAAGCAGCGGCGGAATCGGCGTTTTCATCGCTGTAGATTAGCTCGAGGTAGTTCTCGGGAGAATCCGCGTTGTCATAGACGGAAATGAAGCACTCGCTGGCCGGGCCGCTCTGACGGGTAAAGCTTTCATAGTCATAGTCCATCTCAATGCCGATGGCAGGACTCTTGATATGCTCGTATTTGACGGTCTCTTCCATGCCTTCCATCATGATCGTGCCTTCAAAACGCTCGCCTTCCGGACGGCCGGAAGTGGCGTAGCTCTCCACTTCAGGGGCGGTTCCGGTTTCAAACTGGTCGTCGGAAGCGTCGGGCATCGGCAGGATTTCCGGTTCAGCCTGGGTGGTGGAATTGTCGGGAATCGGAATCAGTTCCGGCTCGCCCTGGATGGGGGCGGCTTCATTTACAATGGGCTCTGCGGGTACGGTGGTAGTATCCTGAGCGCTGCTGCAGCTGCTGAGCATGAGCATCAGCAGGGAAGCCAGCACGAGCATTGCAATCGTCTTGGTAAGTTTCTTCATGGTTAAGGTACCTCCTTGTTCTTTGATACAACTATATAACGAAACAAAAGGCTGTATTGTTCCCGAAATACATTTTGCAGCGCCAGCCGGTGTGTGGTAAGGGATAGGGCGTGACAAGGACAAGCATGATGGAATTTTTTTGCGGTGAATGCGGAAAACGCTCTGTCTGTATGGCCATATTTTATACGCTTGCCTTTCCCGGATCAAGTCCGGTACAATACAGTACAACGGGTACAGCGTTTTCAGGAGGGAAGAGGCACTGATGGAACAGAAGGCGTATTATCACCTGCCGGGGCTGTTTGAGTTTTACGATCTTTATAAGGTGTTTCTGCCCCTTTTCCGGGAACACAGGGAATACTTCTATGACTGGTGCGAAATCGGTTCGATTTACGGCGCACCCTGCGACTGCATCTGGGGCGGCGGGCGCGTGGGTTTCGGGGACGCGGAGGCGGAAGAAGTGCTGGCCCTGATGAAGGAGCATGCCGTTTCCGCAAGGCTGACCTTCAGCAACTCCCTGCTGAGGGAGGAACACC is a genomic window containing:
- a CDS encoding YdcF family protein: MSFGNRIIGDILLLLAMLLTADVLLIMPARMKAVVLKTVYRKVFLYQLFLCAVLLVFALDVRFNLFTRWQSGTLNVIGWILRAAVILAAAEILFFCGKIIAGGLVNTAGRAGYALVLGLALENGEPVPALLARLDAAQAYLEKYPEARLILTGGNADESGRTEAAVMRDILLDKGVPESRMILEDRSETTVENFRNTTAIISKDEPVVIITSDYHMNRAVRNAREEGFTHLMRLPVSSGILAFGANMLTEIIANVHDLTVK